A DNA window from Theobroma cacao cultivar B97-61/B2 chromosome 5, Criollo_cocoa_genome_V2, whole genome shotgun sequence contains the following coding sequences:
- the LOC18597768 gene encoding uncharacterized protein LOC18597768 has protein sequence MYAEFSQVSVLSMSNSEVFLVKDDGEGMELGIVKRPALEFREECAQATASSHNPDKEPQVDEEKKGGERSVTASTESEQKKPCLGEFKAIDDDDGFKTPTSLDHKIPVIKQCPPAPRKPQPAPLPSNKRKASSSPITRRNLQVDLSLEIESLFPRPLLADLHRKVKKARNEDNH, from the coding sequence ATGTACGCAGAATTCAGCCAGGTTTCCGTTCTTAGCATGTCGAATTCAGAGGTCTTCCTGGTTAAAGATGATGGAGAAGGGATGGAACTAGGTATCGTGAAACGACCCGCATTGGAGTTTCGAGAGGAGTGTGCTCAGGCTACAGCTTCTTCACATAATCCTGATAAGGAACCACAAGTtgatgaagagaaaaaaggagGAGAACGCAGCGTTACAGCTTCTACGGAAAGCGAACAGAAGAAGCCATGTTTAGGAGAATTCAAGGCAATAGATGACGACGATGGGTTCAAAACTCCTACATCTTTGGATCACAAAATCCCAGTGATCAAACAATGCCCACCTGCACCGAGAAAACCCCAGCCGGCGCCACTCCcatcaaataaaagaaaagcatCGTCATCGCCAATTACACGCAGGAATCTGCAAGTCGATCTTTCACTAGAGATCGAGTCCTTGTTTCCCAGGCCTCTTCTTGCTGATTTACACCGCAAGGTCAAGAAAGCTCGAAACGAAGACAACCATTGA
- the LOC18597769 gene encoding WD repeat-containing protein 44 isoform X2: MDSRKMDRRKTMTMNWDGLRDDDDEFFESYDRMSSVVPLDLASSGSEDEDEDFDDCRISFASAVSSVHTPQFRAFATKATPMSPDYDIWMASPGSVKERRQRLFQGMGLSPDKELLSFKRVVSNKVPNGQVQTTTKVPVAVTSVSTTDNQDNNEDSSKPELPHSPLPILFVRSRSEGEIESLSIEKKRKEELLGSISKQRLTRTSSLISTPHAKSYPYQESIRASPRGAGNSRTIKQNGGLTSMFSKNRFGAFFLIKNLDTGKEFIVNEYDQDGMWNKLSDLQTGKQLTMEEFEKCVGYSPVVKELMRRENVNRMIGDSGIDRKFNSYLSKSLRMSKRRGAAVLRSIKGVANSMTLRGEKERESVLAPDPKNGGKNGNNQWVKVRQTGKSYKELSALHLCQEIQAHEGSIWTIRFSTDTRFLASAGEDKIIHVWEVQECEVMSMSEGSLTPGNLTPLHPSLSSSPLHPSLSMSQDQSGLLEAVGNLHEKKKKGKGSSSKKGNQIPDYVHVPETVFSLSDKPVCSFKGHLDDVLDLSWSRSQQLLSSSMDKTVRLWDLESKSCLKLFAHNDYVTCIHFNPMDDDYFISGSLDAKVRIWNIPDRQVVDWTDLHEMATSACYTPDGQGAIIGSHKGTCRMYSTEDYKLTQLEQITIQTKKKAHAKKITGFQFCPINPSEVLITSADSRIRILDGSEVIYKFKGFRNTSSQISASFTSDGKYIVSASEDSQVFVWRYDESRNTGAGKRSVITARGYEYFPCKDVSVAIPWPGTIRGEAPSMPIAHSKRHSKRSPPQQTNTNCESPTKEDSPRANNNKKGLPPLPKKNNNNNNNVERSVTPPEEELPQISRTVTGIGESPSISKSSSLRYGDSPSVSAASNLNASSSIRAGDSPSISSASNPSSASIRYGDSPSISSATPSSSWSASWSWFDVGGHGNHHTQATAWGLVIVTATVGGEIRIYQNFGLPRRIGRL, from the exons ATGGATAGTCGCAAGATGGATCGAAGGAAAACTATGACCATGAATTGGGATGGCCTACGAGACGATGACGACGAGTTCTTTGAATCCTACGATCGAATGTCCTCCGTTGTGCCTCTCGACTTGGCTTCTTCGGGTTCcgaagatgaagatgaagatttCGATGATTGCCGCATTTCTTTCGCTTCCGCGGTGTCGTCGGTTCATACTCCACAGTTCCGAGCTTTTGCCACGAAAGCGACCCCAATGTCTCCTGACTATGATATTTGGATGGCGTCTCCAGGGTCCGTTAAGGAACGGAGGCAGCGGCTTTTCCAAGGAATGGGCTTATCTCCTGACAAAGAGCTTCTCAGTTTCAAACGTGTGGTTTCCAACAAGGTCCCTAACGGTCAGGTTCAGACAACAACTAAAGTGCCCGTAGCCGTTACGAGTGTTTCCACAACAGATAATCAAGATAACAATGAAGATTCTTCGAAACCGGAACTGCCTCACTCTCCGCTTCCCATCCTGTTCGTACGATCCCGGTCCGAAGGGGAGATCGAGTCACTTTcgattgaaaagaaaagaaaagaagagctTCTTGGTTCCATATCAAAGCAACGTCTCACGAGAACATCTTCTTTAATATCAACCCCACATGCGAAATCGTATCCGTACCAGGAAAGCATTAGAGCTTCCCCTAGGGGTGCAGGGAATAGTCGTACAATTAAGCAAAACGGTGGTTTAACCTCGATGTTTTCGAAAAATAGGTTCGGAGCTTTTTTCTTGATTAAGAATTTGGATACAGGGAAAGAGTTTATAGTCAATGAGTATGATCAAGATGGGATGTGGAACAAGCTAAGTGATCTTCAAACAGGGAAGCAGTTGACAATGGAGGAATTTGAGAAATGTGTGGGGTATTCGCCAGTGGTCAAGGAGTTAATGCGTCGAGAAAATGTTAACAGGATGATCGGTGATTCCGGAATTGATCGGAAGTTTAATTCTTATCTTTCGAAGAGTTTGAGGATGAGCAAGAGAAGAGGTGCAGCCGTGTTGAGAAGTATAAAAGGGGTGGCCAATTCCATGACATTGAGGGGCGAGAAGGAAAGGGAGAGTGTGTTAGCGCCGGATCCAAAGAATGGCGGCAAGAATGGAAATAACCAGTGGGTGAAAGTTAGACAAACAGGGAAGTCTTATAAGGAGTTGAGTGCTTTGCATTTATGTCAAGAAATTCAAGCTCATGAGGGATCGATTTGGACCATCAGGTTTAGTACTGATACAAGGTTTTTAGCGAGTGCTGGCGAGGATAAGATAATTCATGTGTGGGAAGTTCAAGAATGTGAGGTTATGTCGATGAGTGAAGGGAGTTTAACCCCAGGGAATTTAACCCCACTTCATCCGTCGCTTTCTAGTTCACCACTTCATCCATCGCTCTCCATGTCCCAAGATCAATCAGGACTTTTGGAAGCTGTAGGTAACCTAcatgagaaaaagaagaagggaaaGGGCTCATCTAGTAAAAAAGGCAATCAAATTCCCGATTATGTCCATGTGCCAGAAACTGTGTTTTCCCTATCAGATAAACCAGTCTGTTCTTTCAAGGGCCATTTGGATGATGTTCTAGACTTGTCCTGGTCTAGATCTCAG CAACTGCTTTCATCTTCAATGGACAAAACTGTTAGATTATGGGACCTGGAATCAAAGAGctgtttaaaattatttgccCACAATGACTACG TAACTTGCATACATTTCAATCCCATGGATGACGATTATTTCATAAGTGGTTCACTTGATGCCAAAGTTAGAATTTGGAACATACCAGATAGGCAAGTTGTTGATTGGACTGATCTACATGAAATGGCTACTTCTGCTTGCTACACCCCCGATGGCCAG GGTGCTATAATTGGTTCACATAAGGGCACTTGTCGCATGTACAGTACTGAGG ATTACAAATTAACTCAGTTAGAACAGATTACCATTCAAACCAAGAAGAAGGCTCATGCTAAAAAGATTACTGGATTCCAG TTTTGCCCAATTAATCCATCCGAAGTACTCATTACCTCTGCTGATTCTCGAATACGAATTCTGGATGGTTCAGAGGTCATTTACAAATTTAAAG GGTTTCGAAATACCAGCAGTCAAATCTCAGCTTCATTTACTTCAGATGGAAAATATATCGTAAGTGCAAGTGAAGATTCTCAGGTATTTGTTTGGAGGTACGATGAGTCTCGGAATACAGGCGCAGGGAAAAGAAGTGTGATCACTGCTCGGGGTTACGAGTATTTCCCATGTAAAGATGTTTCGGTAGCAATCCCATGGCCTGGTACTATAAGAGGTGAAGCTCCATCAATGCCGATAGCACATTCGAAAAGGCACTCGAAACGATCCCCGCCGCAGCAAACTAATACTAACTGTGAATCGCCGACCAAAGAAGACAGCCCTCGAGCGAACAACAACAAGAAAGGCTTGCCCCCACTTCCCaagaaaaacaacaacaacaacaacaatgtAGAGAGAAGTGTAACCCCTCCAGAAGAAGAGCTTCCTCAAATTTCTCGTACAGTTACTGGGATTGGCGAGTCACCGTCCATTTCGAAGTCTTCCTCCCTAAGGTATGGCGATTCGCCTTCTGTTTCCGCTGCTAGCAACCTAAATGCTTCTTCCTCGATACGAGCTGGGGATTCACCTTCTATCTCTTCTGCTTCCAATCCAAGTTCTGCCTCAATAAGATACGGTGATTCACCTTCTATCTCTTCCGCCACACCGTCGTCGTCTTGGTCTGCTTCTTGGTCTTGGTTCGATGTTGGCGGCCATGGAAATCATCATACGCAAGCAACAGCTTGGGGCCTAGTAATCGTCACGGCCACAGTGGGAGGTGAAATCAGGATTTACCAAAATTTCGGGTTACCACGTAGAATCGGCCGCctctaa
- the LOC18597769 gene encoding WD repeat-containing protein 44 isoform X1 yields MDSRKMDRRKTMTMNWDGLRDDDDEFFESYDRMSSVVPLDLASSGSEDEDEDFDDCRISFASAVSSVHTPQFRAFATKATPMSPDYDIWMASPGSVKERRQRLFQGMGLSPDKELLSFKRVVSNKVPNGQVQTTTKVPVAVTSVSTTDNQDNNEDSSKPELPHSPLPILFVRSRSEGEIESLSIEKKRKEELLGSISKQRLTRTSSLISTPHAKSYPYQESIRASPRGAGNSRTIKQNGGLTSMFSKNRFGAFFLIKNLDTGKEFIVNEYDQDGMWNKLSDLQTGKQLTMEEFEKCVGYSPVVKELMRRENVNRMIGDSGIDRKFNSYLSKSLRMSKRRGAAVLRSIKGVANSMTLRGEKERESVLAPDPKNGGKNGNNQWVKVRQTGKSYKELSALHLCQEIQAHEGSIWTIRFSTDTRFLASAGEDKIIHVWEVQECEVMSMSEGSLTPGNLTPLHPSLSSSPLHPSLSMSQDQSGLLEAVGNLHEKKKKGKGSSSKKGNQIPDYVHVPETVFSLSDKPVCSFKGHLDDVLDLSWSRSQQLLSSSMDKTVRLWDLESKSCLKLFAHNDYVTCIHFNPMDDDYFISGSLDAKVRIWNIPDRQVVDWTDLHEMATSACYTPDGQGAIIGSHKGTCRMYSTEDYKLTQLEQITIQTKKKAHAKKITGFQFCPINPSEVLITSADSRIRILDGSEVIYKFKGFRNTSSQISASFTSDGKYIVSASEDSQVFVWRYDESRNTGAGKRSVITARGYEYFPCKDVSVAIPWPGTIRGEAPSMPIAHSKRHSKRSPPQQTNTNCESPTKEDSPRANNNKKGLPPLPKKNNNNNNNVERSVTPPEEELPQISRTVTGIGESPSISKSSSLREGLNSSQLKVSLKQSGTVKKKLEDYLHPVLLAAVSSKIGHSKKAKAETGLKREVRGFEWPVDELKVFVEDDSRIANRASWRNREAVDLNNDFDSIGDGGDENEEIASPFQRFEKTALKNFKT; encoded by the exons ATGGATAGTCGCAAGATGGATCGAAGGAAAACTATGACCATGAATTGGGATGGCCTACGAGACGATGACGACGAGTTCTTTGAATCCTACGATCGAATGTCCTCCGTTGTGCCTCTCGACTTGGCTTCTTCGGGTTCcgaagatgaagatgaagatttCGATGATTGCCGCATTTCTTTCGCTTCCGCGGTGTCGTCGGTTCATACTCCACAGTTCCGAGCTTTTGCCACGAAAGCGACCCCAATGTCTCCTGACTATGATATTTGGATGGCGTCTCCAGGGTCCGTTAAGGAACGGAGGCAGCGGCTTTTCCAAGGAATGGGCTTATCTCCTGACAAAGAGCTTCTCAGTTTCAAACGTGTGGTTTCCAACAAGGTCCCTAACGGTCAGGTTCAGACAACAACTAAAGTGCCCGTAGCCGTTACGAGTGTTTCCACAACAGATAATCAAGATAACAATGAAGATTCTTCGAAACCGGAACTGCCTCACTCTCCGCTTCCCATCCTGTTCGTACGATCCCGGTCCGAAGGGGAGATCGAGTCACTTTcgattgaaaagaaaagaaaagaagagctTCTTGGTTCCATATCAAAGCAACGTCTCACGAGAACATCTTCTTTAATATCAACCCCACATGCGAAATCGTATCCGTACCAGGAAAGCATTAGAGCTTCCCCTAGGGGTGCAGGGAATAGTCGTACAATTAAGCAAAACGGTGGTTTAACCTCGATGTTTTCGAAAAATAGGTTCGGAGCTTTTTTCTTGATTAAGAATTTGGATACAGGGAAAGAGTTTATAGTCAATGAGTATGATCAAGATGGGATGTGGAACAAGCTAAGTGATCTTCAAACAGGGAAGCAGTTGACAATGGAGGAATTTGAGAAATGTGTGGGGTATTCGCCAGTGGTCAAGGAGTTAATGCGTCGAGAAAATGTTAACAGGATGATCGGTGATTCCGGAATTGATCGGAAGTTTAATTCTTATCTTTCGAAGAGTTTGAGGATGAGCAAGAGAAGAGGTGCAGCCGTGTTGAGAAGTATAAAAGGGGTGGCCAATTCCATGACATTGAGGGGCGAGAAGGAAAGGGAGAGTGTGTTAGCGCCGGATCCAAAGAATGGCGGCAAGAATGGAAATAACCAGTGGGTGAAAGTTAGACAAACAGGGAAGTCTTATAAGGAGTTGAGTGCTTTGCATTTATGTCAAGAAATTCAAGCTCATGAGGGATCGATTTGGACCATCAGGTTTAGTACTGATACAAGGTTTTTAGCGAGTGCTGGCGAGGATAAGATAATTCATGTGTGGGAAGTTCAAGAATGTGAGGTTATGTCGATGAGTGAAGGGAGTTTAACCCCAGGGAATTTAACCCCACTTCATCCGTCGCTTTCTAGTTCACCACTTCATCCATCGCTCTCCATGTCCCAAGATCAATCAGGACTTTTGGAAGCTGTAGGTAACCTAcatgagaaaaagaagaagggaaaGGGCTCATCTAGTAAAAAAGGCAATCAAATTCCCGATTATGTCCATGTGCCAGAAACTGTGTTTTCCCTATCAGATAAACCAGTCTGTTCTTTCAAGGGCCATTTGGATGATGTTCTAGACTTGTCCTGGTCTAGATCTCAG CAACTGCTTTCATCTTCAATGGACAAAACTGTTAGATTATGGGACCTGGAATCAAAGAGctgtttaaaattatttgccCACAATGACTACG TAACTTGCATACATTTCAATCCCATGGATGACGATTATTTCATAAGTGGTTCACTTGATGCCAAAGTTAGAATTTGGAACATACCAGATAGGCAAGTTGTTGATTGGACTGATCTACATGAAATGGCTACTTCTGCTTGCTACACCCCCGATGGCCAG GGTGCTATAATTGGTTCACATAAGGGCACTTGTCGCATGTACAGTACTGAGG ATTACAAATTAACTCAGTTAGAACAGATTACCATTCAAACCAAGAAGAAGGCTCATGCTAAAAAGATTACTGGATTCCAG TTTTGCCCAATTAATCCATCCGAAGTACTCATTACCTCTGCTGATTCTCGAATACGAATTCTGGATGGTTCAGAGGTCATTTACAAATTTAAAG GGTTTCGAAATACCAGCAGTCAAATCTCAGCTTCATTTACTTCAGATGGAAAATATATCGTAAGTGCAAGTGAAGATTCTCAGGTATTTGTTTGGAGGTACGATGAGTCTCGGAATACAGGCGCAGGGAAAAGAAGTGTGATCACTGCTCGGGGTTACGAGTATTTCCCATGTAAAGATGTTTCGGTAGCAATCCCATGGCCTGGTACTATAAGAGGTGAAGCTCCATCAATGCCGATAGCACATTCGAAAAGGCACTCGAAACGATCCCCGCCGCAGCAAACTAATACTAACTGTGAATCGCCGACCAAAGAAGACAGCCCTCGAGCGAACAACAACAAGAAAGGCTTGCCCCCACTTCCCaagaaaaacaacaacaacaacaacaatgtAGAGAGAAGTGTAACCCCTCCAGAAGAAGAGCTTCCTCAAATTTCTCGTACAGTTACTGGGATTGGCGAGTCACCGTCCATTTCGAAGTCTTCCTCCCTAAG GGAAGGCTTAAACTCTTCGCAATTGAAAGTGAGTTTGAAACAGAGTGGAACGGTTAAAAAGAAGCTGGAAGATTACTTACATCCGGTCCTGCTGGCGGCAGTCTCATCCAAGATCGGTCATTCAAAGAAGGCAAAAGCAGAGACGGGATTGAAAAGAGAGGTTAGGGGATTCGAGTGGCCTGTCGATGAACTCAAGGTGTTCGTGGAAGACGATTCGAGGATCGCTAACAGAGCCAGTTGGAGAAATAGAGAAGCCGTTGACCTTAACAATGATTTCGATTCGATCGGCGACGGCGGagatgaaaatgaagagatcGCTTCCCCGTTTCAGCGTTTCGAAAAAACGGCgttgaaaaatttcaaaacttga
- the LOC18597770 gene encoding uncharacterized protein LOC18597770 isoform X3, producing the protein MNSVNSPIAYTVEDKDLDDAALWAVIDSAAASHSSSKHRKTLAIKFPNHQSPLTPASHPSPPQKIPHQNPSHHLYSPPNTNHRRLANAGEDYHRPYKIARSCASEVSESSPMAIVQRTPIASFPEYRSPETYLSPGFGGNGSEVSLESCGRSDEKEGMRHSLSGKFPSVELFKEYQNAAMAILEKSDYTMISGNPFIKKSGWRKISFYFNLSFEIKDKNIEFDENRNVQRAEFVGWTVLGWMGLV; encoded by the exons ATGAACTCAGTAAATTCACCAATAGCCTACACCGTCGAAGACAAAGACCTAGACGACGCCGCATTGTGGGCGGTAATTGACTCGGCCGCCGCCTCCCACTCCTCCTCCAAACACCGTAAAACCTTAGCAATCAAATTCCCCAACCACCAATCCCCGCTCACCCCCGCATCCCACCCCTCTCCGCCCCAAAAAATCCCCCATCAAAACCCTAGCCATCACCTTTATTCCCCACCTAACACCAATCACCGGCGACTCGCTAATGCCGGTGAAGACTACCACCGGCCATACAAGATAGCGAGGTCTTGCGCTTCCGAGGTCAGCGAGTCAAGCCCGATGGCAATAGTGCAGAGGACCCCAATCGCTTCTTTTCCGGAATACCGGTCACCGGAGACGTACTTGTCGCCGGGGTTCGGAGGTAATGGATCGGAGGTGTCTCTGGAGAGTTGCGGAAGGAGCGATGAAAAGGAAGGAATGAGGCATAGCTTGTCCGGGAAGTTTCCTTCGGTTGAGCTGTTTAAGGAGTATCAGAATGCAGCCATGGCG ATATTGGAGAAATCTGATTATACTATGATATCTGGAAAtcctttcattaaaaaatcaG GTTGGAGGAAAATATCGTTTTATTTCAATCTCTCTTTTGAAATCAAAGACAAGAACATTGAATTCGATGAAAATCGAAATGTTCAGCGGGCTGAATTCGTG GGGTGGACGGTTCTCGGATGGATGGGGCTCGTGTGA
- the LOC18597770 gene encoding uncharacterized protein LOC18597770 isoform X2 produces the protein MNSVNSPIAYTVEDKDLDDAALWAVIDSAAASHSSSKHRKTLAIKFPNHQSPLTPASHPSPPQKIPHQNPSHHLYSPPNTNHRRLANAGEDYHRPYKIARSCASEVSESSPMAIVQRTPIASFPEYRSPETYLSPGFGGNGSEVSLESCGRSDEKEGMRHSLSGKFPSVELFKEYQNAAMAVGGKYRFISISLLKSKTRTLNSMKIEMFSGLNSWGGRFSDGWGSCERREKRFLKPNHDIPSTAETRAKNKACQDLLGIGEYRPGASQFRQ, from the exons ATGAACTCAGTAAATTCACCAATAGCCTACACCGTCGAAGACAAAGACCTAGACGACGCCGCATTGTGGGCGGTAATTGACTCGGCCGCCGCCTCCCACTCCTCCTCCAAACACCGTAAAACCTTAGCAATCAAATTCCCCAACCACCAATCCCCGCTCACCCCCGCATCCCACCCCTCTCCGCCCCAAAAAATCCCCCATCAAAACCCTAGCCATCACCTTTATTCCCCACCTAACACCAATCACCGGCGACTCGCTAATGCCGGTGAAGACTACCACCGGCCATACAAGATAGCGAGGTCTTGCGCTTCCGAGGTCAGCGAGTCAAGCCCGATGGCAATAGTGCAGAGGACCCCAATCGCTTCTTTTCCGGAATACCGGTCACCGGAGACGTACTTGTCGCCGGGGTTCGGAGGTAATGGATCGGAGGTGTCTCTGGAGAGTTGCGGAAGGAGCGATGAAAAGGAAGGAATGAGGCATAGCTTGTCCGGGAAGTTTCCTTCGGTTGAGCTGTTTAAGGAGTATCAGAATGCAGCCATGGCG GTTGGAGGAAAATATCGTTTTATTTCAATCTCTCTTTTGAAATCAAAGACAAGAACATTGAATTCGATGAAAATCGAAATGTTCAGCGGGCTGAATTCGTG GGGTGGACGGTTCTCGGATGGATGGGGCTCGTGTGAGCGGAGGGAGAAGAGATTTCTAAAACCAAACCATGATATACCAAGTACAGCAGAAACTAGAGCTAAGAACAAAGCATGTCAG GACCTGCTAGGAATTGGAGAGTATCGTCCTGGTGCAAGCCAATTTCGGCAATAA
- the LOC18597770 gene encoding uncharacterized protein LOC18597770 isoform X1, translating to MNSVNSPIAYTVEDKDLDDAALWAVIDSAAASHSSSKHRKTLAIKFPNHQSPLTPASHPSPPQKIPHQNPSHHLYSPPNTNHRRLANAGEDYHRPYKIARSCASEVSESSPMAIVQRTPIASFPEYRSPETYLSPGFGGNGSEVSLESCGRSDEKEGMRHSLSGKFPSVELFKEYQNAAMAILEKSDYTMISGNPFIKKSGWRKISFYFNLSFEIKDKNIEFDENRNVQRAEFVVRAYMQGGRFSDGWGSCERREKRFLKPNHDIPSTAETRAKNKACQDLLGIGEYRPGASQFRQ from the exons ATGAACTCAGTAAATTCACCAATAGCCTACACCGTCGAAGACAAAGACCTAGACGACGCCGCATTGTGGGCGGTAATTGACTCGGCCGCCGCCTCCCACTCCTCCTCCAAACACCGTAAAACCTTAGCAATCAAATTCCCCAACCACCAATCCCCGCTCACCCCCGCATCCCACCCCTCTCCGCCCCAAAAAATCCCCCATCAAAACCCTAGCCATCACCTTTATTCCCCACCTAACACCAATCACCGGCGACTCGCTAATGCCGGTGAAGACTACCACCGGCCATACAAGATAGCGAGGTCTTGCGCTTCCGAGGTCAGCGAGTCAAGCCCGATGGCAATAGTGCAGAGGACCCCAATCGCTTCTTTTCCGGAATACCGGTCACCGGAGACGTACTTGTCGCCGGGGTTCGGAGGTAATGGATCGGAGGTGTCTCTGGAGAGTTGCGGAAGGAGCGATGAAAAGGAAGGAATGAGGCATAGCTTGTCCGGGAAGTTTCCTTCGGTTGAGCTGTTTAAGGAGTATCAGAATGCAGCCATGGCG ATATTGGAGAAATCTGATTATACTATGATATCTGGAAAtcctttcattaaaaaatcaG GTTGGAGGAAAATATCGTTTTATTTCAATCTCTCTTTTGAAATCAAAGACAAGAACATTGAATTCGATGAAAATCGAAATGTTCAGCGGGCTGAATTCGTGGTTCGGGCTTATATGCA GGGTGGACGGTTCTCGGATGGATGGGGCTCGTGTGAGCGGAGGGAGAAGAGATTTCTAAAACCAAACCATGATATACCAAGTACAGCAGAAACTAGAGCTAAGAACAAAGCATGTCAG GACCTGCTAGGAATTGGAGAGTATCGTCCTGGTGCAAGCCAATTTCGGCAATAA
- the LOC18597771 gene encoding uncharacterized protein LOC18597771, with translation MAQREEGWPLGLQPLNARIGLVRTRDFSGSVSFSTLLTASPSSSSISSSDLDTQSTGSFFHDNSITLGSLLGASSFLELSRRSTRRRTTETLRDQKSRPWLFSLCSKLSTDAVDTNNAHSLGHFLEVERRAANIYRRNQTPTAYGPDDFSQVMHTSEPNSLFVGDQIAPGSNAALSAEDGRKSDRELLEHGNGYGVPLLLSCLCGQLIK, from the exons ATGGCTCAACGG GAAGAAGGGTGGCCGCTGGGCCTTCAACCATTGAATGCAAGAATTGGGTTGGTGAGAACTCGTGATTTCTCTGGTTCAGTTTCATTCAGTACTTTGCTTACCGCTTCTCCCAGTTCCTCTAGCATTTCTTCTTCAGATCTTGACACACAG TCCACGGGATCTTTCTTCCATGACAATAGCATCACGCTTGGAAGCCTCCTAGGAGCGTCTAGCTTTCTGGAGCTCTCTAGGAGATCAACCAGGAGAAGAACCACAGAAACCTTGAGAGACCAGAAGTCTAGGCCCTGGTTGTTCTCATTATGTTCAAAACTAAGCACCGACGCCGTGGACACTAACAACGCTCACTCTCTTGGTCATTTTCTTGAAGTAGAAAGGAGAGCCGCCAACATTTACAGAAGGAATCAAACCCCTACTGCCTATGGACCTGATGATTTCTCACAGGTAATGCATACTTCAGAACCGAATTCACTCTTCGTCGGTGACCAGATTGCTCCTGGTTCTAATGCTGCATTGAGTGCAGAAGATGGTAGGAAATCCGACAGGGAACTACTGGAACATGGCAATGGATATGGAGTTCCATTACTGCTTTCATGTTTGTGTGGACAACTCATCAAATGA